One genomic segment of Pyruvatibacter mobilis includes these proteins:
- a CDS encoding BrnT family toxin translates to MEFEWDDAKAAANLAKHGVAFDEILDFQWDRAIVLEDTRRDYGEPRYIALGPIGSRIYVVVFTRRSPAVRLISLRKANRREVASYEREEKA, encoded by the coding sequence ATGGAATTCGAATGGGATGACGCAAAAGCCGCCGCCAATCTGGCTAAACACGGCGTTGCTTTTGACGAAATCCTCGATTTCCAATGGGATCGGGCCATTGTGCTTGAGGACACGCGCCGCGATTACGGCGAGCCACGCTATATCGCGCTCGGCCCTATAGGCTCGCGCATCTATGTGGTTGTGTTTACACGGCGCAGCCCGGCGGTCCGCCTGATCAGTTTGCGTAAGGCCAATCGGCGAGAGGTGGCTAGTTATGAGCGGGAAGAAAAAGCCTGA
- a CDS encoding [protein-PII] uridylyltransferase, with protein MSTASETDATPAKPVTASRLAVTLSPEEIVDGEALRVALTASFREHAGDEVAQRTAVLDLLKKTMAEGRARIRDALERGMKGVKTAQNLSYLQDVVIQALYDYCRVHAFPSAHHTEAENICIVAVGGYGRGTLAPQSDIDLLFVLPHKQTPWGESVVEYMLYMLWDLGLKVGHATRSVADCIRLAREDVTIRTTILEARYLWGHQPLFDELTDAFWNELVPGTGREFVKLKLAERDDRHARAGKSRYLVEPNIKESKGGLRDLHTLFWIGKYLYGVHDPRELVEKGVFRQSEMRTFMRAEEFLWAVRCHLHFVTGRAEDRLSFDIQIEMARRLGYVSHGGMKDVERFMKHYFLVAKDVGDLTRIFCATLEDQQRKAGPAASAADRLRSRLEPFMQAVGLGARMRKGADPLPPGFVLDGSRINAGDEDLFRKDPVNIVRLFHTAEMTGTDIHPDALRLVRRSLKLVDAALRKDEEANRLFCEILISPHTPDIALRRMNEAGVLGRFVLDFGRIVALMQFNMYHHYTADEHLIHAIHILSQIEKGADADEHPLANELMQKVQSRKIIYLAMFLHDIAKGRKEDHSIAGAKIARKLGPRLGLTPAETDTVAWLVLEHLIMSDVAQTRDISDPRTVKDFADKVQSPERLKLLTILTTADIKAVGPGVWNGWKAQLIQQLYDETLPLLSGDHEAPSRAARVGVARDALKQRISDLGTATVESFAGRMTDSYWLVVDPDTQERHARLMAGADTSHGDEAVLEIDVTPLPDDDATEISVYALDHPGIFSRIAGAVAMTGANIVDAKIFTTNDGMALDTFWVQSDNSEVLDDARRVQRLRELIDKTLRGEAKPKEAIARERKRTRRQQAFEIEPQVLIDNSVSDRFTVIEVNALDRPGLLYDLTRALFHLGLTITSAHIATYGERIVDVFYVKDVAGGKVVQDGKKEAVEDGLLAAINSALSPRPKDVEERVQKRTERREAARETGQKARDARTKRLKGAAE; from the coding sequence ATGAGCACAGCATCCGAGACAGACGCCACTCCCGCCAAGCCAGTGACGGCCTCACGGCTGGCCGTCACCCTGTCCCCGGAGGAAATCGTCGATGGCGAGGCGTTGCGCGTGGCGCTCACAGCCTCCTTCCGAGAGCATGCGGGTGACGAGGTAGCCCAGCGCACCGCCGTGCTGGACCTTCTGAAAAAGACCATGGCCGAGGGCCGCGCCCGCATCCGCGACGCGCTGGAACGCGGCATGAAGGGCGTCAAGACGGCGCAGAACCTCTCCTACCTGCAGGATGTGGTGATCCAGGCGTTGTATGACTATTGCCGGGTGCATGCATTCCCATCCGCTCATCACACCGAGGCGGAGAACATCTGCATCGTCGCCGTCGGCGGCTATGGCCGCGGCACCCTGGCACCGCAATCGGATATCGACCTGCTTTTTGTGCTGCCCCACAAGCAGACCCCTTGGGGCGAGAGCGTGGTCGAATACATGCTCTACATGCTGTGGGATCTCGGCCTCAAGGTCGGTCACGCCACCCGCTCGGTGGCCGATTGCATCCGCCTCGCGCGCGAAGACGTGACGATCCGCACCACCATTCTCGAAGCGCGCTATCTCTGGGGCCACCAGCCCCTGTTCGACGAACTGACCGACGCTTTCTGGAACGAGCTTGTGCCCGGCACCGGCCGCGAATTCGTCAAGCTCAAGCTCGCCGAGCGGGATGACCGCCACGCCCGCGCCGGCAAGTCCCGCTACCTTGTCGAGCCCAACATCAAGGAAAGCAAGGGCGGCCTGCGCGACCTGCACACCCTGTTCTGGATCGGCAAATATCTCTACGGCGTGCACGACCCGCGCGAGCTGGTGGAAAAGGGCGTCTTCCGCCAGAGCGAGATGCGCACCTTCATGCGCGCCGAAGAGTTCCTCTGGGCCGTCCGCTGCCACCTGCATTTTGTCACCGGCCGTGCCGAAGACCGCCTGTCCTTCGACATCCAGATCGAGATGGCGCGCCGCCTCGGCTATGTCAGCCATGGCGGCATGAAGGACGTGGAACGCTTCATGAAGCACTACTTCCTCGTCGCCAAGGATGTGGGCGATCTCACCCGCATCTTCTGCGCCACCCTGGAAGACCAGCAGCGCAAGGCCGGCCCCGCCGCCAGCGCTGCCGACCGTCTGCGCAGCCGTCTTGAGCCCTTCATGCAGGCTGTGGGCCTTGGTGCCCGCATGCGCAAGGGGGCAGACCCGCTGCCGCCAGGCTTCGTGCTGGATGGCTCCCGCATCAATGCAGGCGACGAGGACCTGTTCCGCAAGGACCCGGTCAACATCGTCCGCCTGTTCCACACCGCTGAAATGACGGGTACGGACATTCACCCGGACGCCCTGCGTCTCGTCCGCCGCTCCCTGAAGCTGGTGGATGCCGCCCTGCGCAAGGACGAGGAAGCCAACCGCCTGTTCTGCGAAATCCTGATTTCGCCGCACACCCCGGACATCGCGCTCAGGCGCATGAACGAGGCCGGCGTGCTCGGCCGCTTCGTGCTGGATTTCGGCCGCATCGTCGCCCTGATGCAGTTCAACATGTATCACCACTACACGGCTGATGAGCACCTGATCCACGCCATCCACATCCTCTCGCAGATCGAAAAAGGGGCGGATGCGGACGAACACCCCCTGGCCAACGAGCTGATGCAGAAGGTGCAGTCGCGCAAGATCATCTATCTGGCCATGTTCCTCCACGACATCGCCAAGGGCCGCAAGGAGGATCACTCCATCGCCGGGGCCAAGATCGCCCGCAAGCTCGGCCCGCGCCTCGGCCTCACCCCGGCCGAAACAGATACGGTCGCCTGGCTGGTGCTTGAGCACCTCATCATGTCTGACGTGGCCCAGACCCGCGACATCTCCGACCCGCGCACCGTCAAGGACTTTGCCGACAAGGTGCAGAGCCCCGAGCGCCTCAAGCTGCTCACCATCCTCACGACGGCGGACATCAAGGCCGTCGGCCCCGGCGTGTGGAACGGCTGGAAGGCCCAGCTCATCCAGCAGCTCTATGACGAAACACTGCCGCTCCTGTCAGGTGATCATGAGGCCCCCAGCCGCGCCGCCCGCGTCGGGGTTGCGCGCGATGCCCTCAAGCAGCGCATCTCCGATCTCGGCACTGCCACCGTCGAAAGCTTCGCCGGCCGCATGACCGACAGCTACTGGCTGGTGGTGGACCCGGACACCCAGGAACGCCATGCCCGCCTCATGGCCGGCGCGGACACGTCCCATGGCGACGAAGCCGTGCTGGAAATCGACGTCACCCCGCTGCCCGACGATGATGCGACGGAAATCTCCGTCTACGCGCTCGACCACCCGGGCATCTTCTCGCGCATCGCCGGTGCCGTCGCCATGACCGGCGCCAATATCGTGGACGCCAAGATCTTCACCACCAATGACGGCATGGCGCTCGATACCTTCTGGGTACAGAGCGACAATTCCGAGGTGCTGGATGATGCCCGCCGCGTGCAGCGCCTGCGCGAGCTCATTGACAAGACCCTGCGCGGCGAGGCCAAGCCCAAGGAAGCCATCGCCCGCGAGCGCAAGCGCACCCGCCGCCAGCAGGCTTTCGAGATCGAGCCCCAGGTCCTGATCGACAATTCAGTGTCCGACCGTTTCACGGTCATCGAGGTCAACGCGCTGGACCGCCCGGGCCTGCTCTATGACCTCACCCGCGCCCTGTTCCACCTGGGCCTCACCATCACCTCCGCCCACATCGCCACCTATGGGGAGCGCATCGTCGACGTGTTCTATGTAAAGGATGTCGCCGGCGGCAAGGTGGTGCAGGACGGCAAGAAGGAAGCCGTGGAAGACGGCCTCCTCGCCGCCATCAACTCAGCCTTGAGCCCCCGCCCCAAGGACGTCGAAGAACGCGTCCAGAAACGCACCGAACGCCGCGAAGCCGCCCGCGAAACCGGCCAGAAGGCAAGAGATGCAAGGACGAAGCGGCTGAAGGGGGCGGCGGAGTAG
- the trpS gene encoding tryptophan--tRNA ligase, translated as MPARHKTRHLFWPPRFPPPGFFGEVPLMSSPAFPDRVFSGVQPTGTLTLGNYLGAIRRFADYQDRYECLYCVVDMHAITLWQDPAELHANTLGVTAAYLAAGLDPEKNIIFNQSQVPQHAELAWVFNCVTRIGWLNRMTQFKEKAGKHRENASAGLYVYPSLMAADILVYRATHVPVGDDQKQHLELARDIAQKFNHDYGDIIRERTNQDEFFPQPEPLIEGPAMRVMSLRDATKKMSKSDPSDMSRINMDDDADTIAQKIRKAKTDPEPLPGEEAGFEGRPEAENLIGIYAALAQEPKLAVVDRYAGAQFSEFKKELTELAVTTLAPVSDELRRLKADPGYLEGVLKSGAEKAAGLAEPVMRETKAIVGFVGARS; from the coding sequence ATGCCAGCGCGCCATAAGACGCGCCATCTGTTCTGGCCACCCCGGTTTCCACCACCGGGGTTTTTTGGAGAAGTGCCACTCATGTCCTCACCTGCTTTCCCTGATCGCGTCTTTTCCGGTGTCCAGCCCACGGGCACCCTCACCCTCGGCAATTACCTTGGCGCCATCCGCCGCTTCGCCGATTACCAGGACCGCTACGAGTGCCTCTACTGCGTGGTGGACATGCACGCGATCACCCTCTGGCAGGACCCCGCCGAGCTTCACGCCAACACCCTCGGCGTCACCGCGGCCTATCTCGCAGCCGGTCTCGACCCTGAAAAGAACATCATCTTCAACCAGAGCCAGGTGCCCCAGCACGCGGAGCTGGCCTGGGTGTTCAACTGCGTCACCCGCATCGGCTGGCTCAACCGCATGACCCAGTTCAAGGAAAAGGCCGGCAAGCACCGCGAGAACGCGTCTGCCGGGCTGTACGTCTATCCAAGCCTCATGGCGGCGGACATCCTCGTCTATCGGGCCACCCATGTGCCCGTCGGCGATGACCAGAAGCAGCACCTTGAGCTCGCCCGCGACATCGCGCAGAAGTTTAATCACGATTACGGCGATATCATCCGTGAGCGGACGAACCAGGACGAGTTCTTCCCGCAGCCCGAACCGCTGATCGAGGGCCCGGCCATGCGCGTCATGAGCCTGCGCGACGCCACCAAGAAGATGTCGAAGTCCGACCCGTCGGACATGTCGCGCATCAACATGGATGACGACGCCGACACCATCGCCCAGAAGATCCGCAAGGCGAAGACCGACCCTGAGCCCCTGCCGGGAGAGGAAGCCGGCTTCGAAGGCCGTCCGGAGGCGGAAAATCTGATCGGCATCTATGCCGCCCTGGCGCAGGAACCGAAGCTGGCTGTGGTCGATCGTTACGCCGGTGCCCAGTTCTCGGAGTTCAAGAAGGAGCTCACCGAACTGGCCGTCACCACGCTTGCGCCTGTGTCCGACGAGCTGCGCCGCCTCAAGGCGGATCCGGGCTACCTCGAAGGTGTGCTCAAGTCAGGTGCTGAGAAAGCCGCCGGGCTGGCCGAGCCCGTCATGCGCGAGACCAAGGCCATTGTCGGGTTCGTAGGTGCCCGCAGCTGA
- the murJ gene encoding murein biosynthesis integral membrane protein MurJ, producing the protein MNLLRAFATVGGMTMMSRVLGFVRDILIAAVLGTGPMADAFFVAFKFPNLFRRLFAEGAFNSAFVPLFAKRLEGEGEKSARQFAEEAFAVLLTTLVIVTVAAQLAMPWLMYVIAPGFADTPAKFDMAVVFTQIAFPYLLFMSLVALLSGVLNSLGKFAAAAFAPVLLNVILIATLTITAPWFANPGLALVWGVAAAGLAQFLMLAWAARRAGMLPRLRLPRLTTGVKRLVVLGIPGVIAGGIAQINLLIGTIIASLQDGAVSWLYYADRVYQLPLGVIGIAIGVVLLPDLARRLRAEDAGGALWSQNRALEFSMLLTLPATAALIAIPGPIVETLFERGAFDAADTLNTQMALAAFALGLPAFVLIKVFSPGFFARENTATPMRFAAAGIAVNITGSLILFYQVGFIGIAIATSMAAWVNAGLLWLRLRSLGHYTADERLIARLPKIILASALMGAALWAAATYAGPYAADLVSNGWTAEALGILALAILVAGGAATYALLCQLTGAATVADIKKVLQR; encoded by the coding sequence ATGAACCTCCTGCGCGCCTTCGCCACGGTCGGTGGCATGACCATGATGAGCCGTGTGCTGGGCTTCGTGCGCGATATCCTGATCGCCGCGGTGCTGGGCACTGGGCCCATGGCCGACGCGTTCTTCGTGGCGTTCAAGTTCCCCAATCTGTTCCGGCGCCTGTTTGCCGAAGGCGCGTTCAACTCGGCCTTCGTGCCGCTCTTCGCCAAGCGGCTGGAAGGCGAGGGCGAAAAATCCGCCCGCCAATTCGCCGAAGAAGCATTTGCGGTCCTCCTCACAACGCTGGTGATCGTCACCGTCGCAGCCCAGCTCGCCATGCCGTGGCTGATGTATGTGATCGCCCCGGGCTTTGCCGACACGCCGGCCAAGTTCGACATGGCGGTGGTCTTCACCCAGATCGCCTTCCCTTATCTTCTGTTCATGTCGCTGGTGGCGCTGCTGTCGGGCGTGCTCAACTCGCTGGGCAAGTTCGCCGCCGCGGCCTTCGCGCCGGTGCTGCTCAACGTCATCCTCATCGCCACCCTCACCATCACAGCGCCCTGGTTCGCCAATCCCGGCCTCGCGCTCGTCTGGGGCGTCGCGGCGGCAGGGCTGGCGCAATTCCTCATGCTGGCCTGGGCTGCCCGCCGCGCCGGCATGCTGCCGCGCCTGCGCCTCCCCCGGCTCACCACCGGCGTCAAACGCCTCGTGGTCCTCGGCATTCCGGGCGTCATCGCCGGCGGCATCGCGCAGATCAACCTTCTGATCGGCACCATCATCGCCTCGCTGCAGGACGGCGCGGTGTCGTGGCTCTATTACGCCGACCGGGTCTACCAGCTGCCCCTGGGCGTCATCGGCATCGCCATCGGTGTCGTGCTGCTGCCCGATCTCGCCCGCCGCCTGCGCGCGGAGGATGCGGGCGGCGCCCTGTGGTCGCAGAACCGCGCGCTCGAGTTTTCCATGCTGCTGACCCTGCCCGCCACGGCAGCGCTCATCGCCATCCCCGGCCCCATCGTCGAGACCCTGTTCGAGCGCGGTGCCTTCGACGCGGCGGATACGCTGAACACGCAAATGGCGCTCGCAGCCTTCGCCCTCGGCTTGCCCGCCTTCGTGCTCATCAAGGTCTTCTCGCCCGGCTTCTTCGCCCGCGAGAACACCGCCACCCCCATGCGCTTTGCCGCCGCCGGCATCGCCGTCAACATCACGGGCTCGCTGATCCTGTTCTACCAGGTGGGCTTTATCGGTATCGCCATCGCCACCTCAATGGCCGCCTGGGTCAATGCCGGGCTCCTGTGGCTGCGCCTGCGCTCCCTCGGCCATTACACGGCTGATGAGCGCCTCATCGCCCGCCTGCCGAAAATCATCCTCGCAAGCGCGCTGATGGGTGCAGCCCTCTGGGCCGCCGCCACCTATGCCGGGCCTTACGCGGCGGACCTCGTCTCCAATGGCTGGACGGCCGAAGCCCTGGGCATCCTCGCCCTTGCAATTCTGGTCGCTGGGGGCGCGGCAACTTATGCACTACTGTGCCAGCTCACCGGCGCGGCGACGGTCGCTGATATCAAGAAGGTCTTGCAGAGATAG
- a CDS encoding DUF2333 family protein yields the protein MGMLDKVRDSARSLRNKWAYRDTSGTVGRPAASRSWVPSLEGVWLRRLAIALAVFLLLYYPIGAFITHKVDDTLAYEIQGEVLPGQSRAVAITADLIDREVNQNGWVANDPFFVPAAILDNMPNFQKGVVAALARFSFELTDQLGRTRGSSEADADLQAAAGLLQYPGDVWVWDPTTSLVPTATSEAQYRKAMRALRNYNSRLAAGDATFQRRADNLQATLDRIALDLGSTSAVLDRHVVEESGFPIDTSADDLFYFTKGQVYGYYMILRELRRDFDQLLVERELAQPWDELMASMQQTVDLNPWVVIDGAPDAQFFPSHLATQGFYLLRARTQLREITNILLK from the coding sequence ATGGGCATGCTCGATAAGGTGCGCGACAGCGCCCGTTCCCTGCGCAACAAATGGGCCTATCGCGATACATCGGGCACGGTGGGCCGCCCGGCCGCCTCCCGCAGCTGGGTGCCCAGCCTCGAAGGTGTGTGGCTGCGCCGCCTGGCCATAGCACTCGCTGTCTTCCTGCTGCTTTATTACCCCATCGGCGCCTTCATCACCCACAAGGTGGATGACACGCTGGCCTATGAAATCCAGGGCGAGGTGCTCCCCGGCCAAAGCCGTGCGGTCGCCATCACCGCCGACCTGATCGACCGCGAGGTCAATCAGAATGGCTGGGTCGCCAATGATCCCTTCTTCGTCCCCGCCGCCATCCTCGACAACATGCCCAATTTCCAGAAGGGCGTTGTCGCCGCGCTGGCGCGCTTCTCCTTCGAGCTGACCGACCAATTGGGCCGCACCCGTGGCTCCAGTGAGGCGGATGCCGACCTGCAGGCCGCAGCGGGCCTGCTGCAATATCCCGGCGATGTCTGGGTGTGGGACCCCACTACGTCCCTCGTCCCCACTGCCACATCCGAGGCGCAGTACCGCAAGGCCATGCGTGCCCTGCGCAACTACAATTCACGCCTCGCCGCGGGCGACGCCACCTTTCAGCGCCGCGCCGACAATCTTCAGGCAACGCTTGATCGTATCGCGCTCGACCTTGGTTCCACCTCCGCCGTGCTTGACCGGCACGTGGTGGAGGAATCCGGTTTCCCCATCGATACGTCTGCGGATGATCTGTTCTATTTTACCAAGGGTCAGGTCTACGGCTACTACATGATCCTGCGGGAGCTGCGCCGTGATTTCGACCAGCTCCTCGTCGAACGTGAACTGGCCCAGCCCTGGGACGAACTGATGGCCTCCATGCAGCAGACCGTCGATCTCAACCCGTGGGTGGTGATCGACGGGGCACCGGACGCCCAGTTCTTCCCCAGCCACCTCGCAACGCAGGGCTTCTACCTGTTGCGGGCCCGCACACAGCTGCGCGAGATCACCAATATTCTCTTGAAATAG
- a CDS encoding type VI secretion system-associated protein TagO, with translation MVPSQFGFGGQYAKLTISCIENRTNIYVNWRRYITTGGIYNNHSVRYRIDKNSPRTEKWSMSTDYEATGKWRGSGISLIKRLKGASSFLLETTPYGDNTVRARFDIKGINQVVEQIANRCGWKP, from the coding sequence ATGGTACCTAGTCAGTTTGGTTTTGGGGGACAGTACGCAAAACTAACAATTTCGTGCATTGAGAATAGAACGAATATTTATGTTAATTGGCGGAGATACATTACGACTGGAGGAATCTACAACAATCATAGCGTTCGATATAGAATTGATAAAAACAGTCCAAGAACAGAAAAATGGTCGATGTCGACCGATTACGAAGCAACTGGCAAATGGCGTGGCAGCGGAATCAGTCTCATTAAACGGCTGAAGGGAGCTAGCAGTTTCTTGCTTGAGACAACGCCATATGGAGACAACACCGTTCGAGCTCGTTTTGACATCAAGGGCATCAATCAAGTGGTTGAACAGATCGCAAATCGCTGTGGATGGAAGCCTTAG
- a CDS encoding universal stress protein has protein sequence MTDKSTSPQTATQWSEPMPDNPAPKAPPARKRKFLVIADGSEESSKALRFASLRAAHTEGAVTLLAVIGPADFQHWLGVENLMREEAMDEAERVLHRLAAEAYDNFGVRPELVVKEGKLREKIASLIEKDPDIAVLVLAAATGKEGPGPLVSSIAGDAAGGFGIPVTIVPGDLTDEQISLLA, from the coding sequence ATGACCGACAAGAGTACCAGCCCCCAGACCGCGACCCAGTGGTCGGAGCCGATGCCGGACAACCCGGCACCCAAGGCGCCGCCCGCGCGCAAGCGCAAGTTCCTGGTCATTGCGGATGGCTCGGAAGAATCCAGCAAGGCCCTGCGCTTTGCCTCCCTCCGCGCGGCCCACACTGAAGGGGCGGTGACGCTTCTGGCGGTCATCGGCCCGGCCGATTTCCAGCACTGGCTGGGGGTGGAAAACCTCATGCGCGAAGAGGCCATGGATGAGGCGGAGCGCGTGCTGCACCGGCTTGCCGCCGAGGCCTACGACAATTTCGGCGTCCGGCCAGAGCTGGTGGTTAAGGAAGGCAAGCTGCGTGAAAAGATCGCAAGCCTGATCGAGAAAGACCCAGACATCGCCGTGCTCGTCCTCGCCGCTGCCACCGGCAAGGAAGGCCCGGGCCCGCTCGTCTCCTCCATCGCAGGCGATGCCGCCGGCGGCTTCGGCATCCCCGTCACCATCGTGCCGGGCGACCTCACCGACGAGCAGATCAGCCTCCTCGCCTGA
- a CDS encoding BrnA antitoxin family protein has translation MSGKKKPDAISQEDWDAVDSPELTDDQLAAMRPADDVLPDVVDAYRKTRGQQKAPTKQQVTLRLDQDVVQHFKQDGAGWQTRINAALRTMITVDEKR, from the coding sequence ATGAGCGGGAAGAAAAAGCCTGACGCGATATCCCAAGAGGATTGGGATGCTGTCGACAGTCCTGAGCTCACCGATGATCAACTCGCAGCCATGCGCCCGGCCGACGACGTCCTGCCGGACGTGGTGGACGCGTATCGGAAAACCCGCGGCCAGCAGAAGGCGCCGACGAAGCAGCAGGTGACCCTTCGGCTGGATCAGGACGTCGTCCAGCACTTCAAACAGGATGGTGCCGGTTGGCAAACCCGCATCAACGCCGCATTGCGCACAATGATCACGGTAGACGAAAAAAGATAG